The sequence TTGGTAATTCTGGCGCAAGGTTGGAAACAGACCCTGCGCCTCTTCAAGACTGTGAATCGCGTCCGCAAGAGCGTGTTCGCTATCGTCACGCTGACGAGCGGCAACCATTGGCCAGCGACCATGAATTTCGGCGCCGCGCACAATGACCAGGTAGCGACGCATGCGTTCAGTGCAGGTTAAGGCATCGCACACGGCACGTTCGGCAGTAACGATCAGTACCCGACAGAGGTGAGTGTTACGGCCCAGTTCGCTGCGCACCTCATCCAGCGTACTCCGGGCCTGCAGGATGTGCTGAACCACCTCTTCCGCTATGCGGATCAGCTCGACTCTCTCGGCCTCCAGTTCGGTTGGCCAGCGGCGTGGTATCGTCGGCATAATCAATCGTGCTCCTTCGTGGTCGACGCAAGTACTCTTCCGTCGCATGCTGGCGGAGAATATTTTCACCCAGTTGCCAGAGGATGATTGGAATACCTGCGGCGACAAAACTACGCCAGACCAGCTCTTCATAGCGGCGCCAGTCAAGATGTCCCAGGCGACGGGCAGCCAGCGCAACTGGCGCCAGCGAGAGAACAACCCCGCCGGCGACCTCGGCCCAGAGGTGATCGGGCAGTACGGTTGGAAAACGACGCTGAAGCAGACTTAGCGTTGCAGCATAGACAGACGATAGCCCTATAACCTGCAGAGGAAGTTGTACTGTCAGATGATCGGCTTCGGTCACGGTGTTGATCGTGGCGTTGTCATTCACTGCTCGCATTGCGGGGTTCCTTTCAGGTTCTTTTCAGGTATCATTCTAGCACGATAGGGTAAAATTGTCCAGTACTTGGGTTCTATTCAGGCTGTTATTATACGGTTATTGACCCTCCTCTGGTAGTGCTCTCACCTATTCCTGAAGAACATCTGCCCTCATCATACCCTCCTTGTTCTGGTTGATCAACTCAGTCCGCAACTATCATACTACAAATTGTAGTAAAATCAAGTCCCCATCAGAAACCCGTGAGATAGGACTAGACGACTTGAATATTATATGCTATAGTAACATTCGCTAAACCAAAAAGCACCCAACAAGCACCCTGAAATGACTGAAGTCGCTGTTGACAAATGAGGAGGACTATGCTGCTCGGTACGTGGTATGCGGCGCTCGATAACAGTGGCCGCTTTACAATCCCAGTTCCGCTGCGGCCGTTGCTTCAGGCCGGTATGATCATCACCCGTGGGTTTGATCGCTGTTTACAACTCTGCCCAGAACCGTTCTGGCGTGGGCTAGCGCAACGGGTGAATAGCCTTACCCTCAGTGGCGCCGATGAACGTTGGGTTCGTCGGTTGTTGTTTGCCGAAGCCAGTGTCTTACGGATGGATGACCAGGCAACAATTACGCTAAACGAGGCTCTGCGGATCTATGCCGGTATCGACCATCAGGCAGTATTAGTTGGAATGGATCAGTATCTGGAGGTGTGGAGTCCTGAACGATGGCAAGAATGTCAGGCTACGCTGGTAGCAGCAGCCGGGCGTTGGACACGGCGTGACTGGGATATGGCCGTATCGTTACGCGATGGCTTTTCTTTATAATCATGTTTACTACAATATGTAGTAGAAAGGCAATTTGTGATGAACGATACAACGGTTGGTCGGTGTCGTATGCCACTCCTATCACACCTAGCTGACCGCACGATGTCCAGAAATAGTAAGGGGCCGGGACCGTGGGCACTTAAGCGTGAGAAGTCCGGCTGACCATGATTATTTTTTGTCGTTATTTTTACTATACACTGTAGTAGAAAGGAAATCGTTCATGACCCTCTCAAGCCGATCCGTTCTCTATTCGCCGGTGAGCCGACCAACTGCCAGCGCCGCGATTGCCCGTCAGCGCTTACACCGAACGTTGCAACTTGATCGGCGCGCTACCCATGACCACCGTATGGATCAGCAGTTGCTGAGTGCGCTGCTGGGCACGGAAGTAGCTCATTCATCGCGTCAGGAATGAAACGCGCACCGCTTATCATCGGTTACGCTGTGGCGAACACAATGGCTGAATGGTGGTTCGCGACCAGGATGTACACCGATCTGTTCAGGTTGTTGTTGCTCTGGTTGTGTTTCGGGTGGCAGGTAGCGGTAATCACCTTCAGCCCGCTCTCCCTTTTGCTCATGACCTTGATTCGGCGATTGCTACGTATGAGATCAACATACCAGCCCGTCATACTTTCAATCGATTTCAGTTCGTATCAGCGCGGGTTCTTTGTGCGCTGGGAGGCCAGCGAGGTGATCGATATTACCCAGAGCCAAATGCCAATGCCGATTGCTGAAGCCGATCTTCCCCTAGTGCTACGAGCGCTTGATGTGCTGCAAGACCCAGCATACCCTCATCCGTGGACAGCAGCACAGGAAGCGGTGTTTACGTTTACCCAGAGCGAACAGGATCGCCTACGCGAACTCGATTTCTGGGCCGATGATCAGCGCGTTCCACCCGACTTACCACGCCGGGTAGGACGACGTCTCTTTCGGGCACTGACGCATGATAAACGTGGTGCCGAAGCACTGAAGATTGTCCGAGCATATGCGCTGGCAGTTGACCGTCCGTTGCTTATTTCTTGCCACTTTAATGCCCATGCACCGGCTGATGTAGCGCTGGCTTCGCTGCCGTGGGAGCTGCTTTGGGCTGATGAGCCAACACCGCTTCTGGCCGAAAGACGGCTGGCTGCCACGATCGAGCGACGGCTGAAGCATACCGGTCCACCACCGGTACCGGCGCCGGGTCGTGGTGCGTTGCGCATTTTGGCGCTTTCGCCACAGGCCGGTATTCCCCCCGAACTGCGCCAGATCGAGCGGAGCGCTCGGATGCATGCCCTGCAACCGCTCCTCGAACGACAATTGGCCGAACTCCGTGAGTTGAGACCTGTTTCACGCCGCGAGCTAGAACGGGTCGTTCGGGAATGGTCGCCAGACGTGATTCATTACTACGGTCACGGAAGATACGAACAGGGAAGTGGGGCACTGTTGCTCGATAGTGAGTATGGCGGGGAAGAGTGGATACCGTCTGGAGCATTAGCTGCTGCCTTTGGTGGGGTGCAGATGGTTATGTTGCATGCCTGTCAGGGAGCAATGACGACTCCAGGCACACCTCTGCTCGGCAGTGTAGCCCCTGCACTCAGTCTGGCCGGGGTACCGGTCGTGATCGGTATGCAGTTTACCATTCGTGCCGATGCGGCAACCCGCATTGCCAGCATTGTGTACGCTGGGCTAGCCCAGGGGCGTAGCGTGCAGGAAGCGCTGACGGCGGCCCGCATCGCATTGTACGTCAGTGAGACGGATCAGGTGTCGTGGTTTGTACCAGCACTATACGTGCGTAGTCGAAGTCAAGGGCCAATCTATCTACGAGCACCGAGTGACCAACCTCCAGCATTAACGCTGGGCACCCACCAAATACCACGCATTCGCCGCCTGCGTATTCAGGAAGAGTGGGTGCGCCAACGCCGTCATCATCGTAGTGAATGATAGATAGTTCAGGTGAATCATGTATCAGATTGAGTGGATTGGGATGATTCGCAATCATTTCAAACCGGGTACCCCGGATCGCATCCGCATGATCGTGTTACACGCAACCGCCGGTACCTATCCTGGCGATCTGAAGTGGTTGCGTCAGGGTGGCGCACCGGGGCGCGAAGTTTCGGTTCATTACTATATCAATAAAAGCGGTCAAATCTTCCAACTGGTTGCCGATCAAGATATTGCCTGGCATGCCGGTAGGAGCCGTTGGGAGGTTGATGGACGCATGGTTACCAATTGTAACGAGGTGTCACTAGGGATCGAGTTAGAAAACCGCAATGACGGACGCGATCCCTACCCACCTGAACAGTACGCAGCAGCATGCTGGCTGACTCGCGAGCTAGCGCAGAAGTATCAGATTCCGCCGCATCAGGTAGTACGCCACCTTGACATCTCGCCTGGTCGGAAGACCGATCCGGCTGGGTTTCCCTGGCAACGCTTTCTTGCCGAGGTCTTCGCCGATCTCCCTGTTCAGCCAGCGTTACCGCCAGCCGAACAGTTGCGACAACACATGCTCGATGTTGCATACCGAGCCGCCGGCAGTGGCCTTCCTGCCAACTGGCCCTTCTTTACCGTAGCTCGCACGACCAATCTGGGAATGCCGGTAACTTCATTGGTGACCCGTCCACCAGCGCCACGGCCAGCATCGGCGCCTGATGATCGCGAACGGGTTCTGTCACTCCCTGATGGAACGCGCTATGTGGTTGAAGTGTACGCACGTGATGCACTGTTTGCTGCCGTCGGCTCGGATGATACGCTCCACGCCAATGAGCCGATTCGACGGTTAAGCGATATTCCGGCCAGTCCACAACGTCTGACCTTGCTTGAAGCTATCTTCCGGGCGGCTGATCCGATCAATGGCTTCCAGCCAGGTTGGGCATTCCACCAATATTTTCTCGCTCATGTCAATGAGCTTGGGATGCCAATCAGTCACAATCATCGGCTGACACTGGCTCCAGGCTGGAACGTCGCCTGCCAGCATTTTGCGCTTGATAGTCTTTGCTCACCGGTTGGTCAATGGCAAGTTATCTACCGCCTCAGTGAGATCCGGCGCGCCGCAGCGGGTGAAACATGGCTCGCCGGTATGAGCCGTGATCGGGCAGCACAATTAGCGCAACTCTTACTCAATGACCTCTTTGCCATTCGTACTGGTCGCCGGTATCAGGCAGACGCGGCACTGGTACGCTATGCACTCGATGAGGAATTAGGCGCACCACTTGGTCAAGCCGAAACGACCCTCATCGATGGTGTACCAATTGCACTGATGCCCTTTGCGCTCGATGTGGTTGCCTGTCGGTTGCCAACCCCTGATTGGCCGCTCGACCGACCACTACCGCCTGGCCATCCTTTTGGCCGGTTGACAACCCTGCTTAGCCCGCGTCGTTGGCACAATACTGGTATTGTACGCCTGTCGCGGCTGAACGATCAATTTCGTTCACTGCCAGCCATCAGGAACCAGCCTATCCTGGGGCCGATTCTTCAGCATCGACCACTGATTGATGTCAGTTTGTTTGCCGGTGATGGCGAGTTGCGACGACGTGCAATCGATACCATTCTGGTTGTATCTGCACCAGGGCCTGCGAGCATGTCACTGTTCGATGCTCACAACGAGGCGCGCTGGCATTACTACATCGATCATACCGGAACCATCTTCCGATTACGGAATGAACGCTATGTCGCACGTGCTGCGCGTGGCATTGGATTACCTGCTGAACAGCTCGACCAGCGAGCACTAGTGATTGCCGTCGAAGGATCACTTGAACACGCTCCACCTGGCTTGCGTCAGGTAGTACGTACATTTGTACGATGGCTCCGACGCCATTTTCAGATCGGTCATGATCGCGTGCGAGCAGGTGAACTGATGTATGAACTTTAGTATGAGTTTGAGAACTCCATTCCTAGCAACAGTACCCTTCTATTCCTACACTGGGAGCATAGAGAGCTGGGTGAAAACGAGGATGTCTGCCGTGCTGTCTGCAAATTAAGAGCCTGATCAGAAATCCAGAT comes from Chloroflexus sp. Y-396-1 and encodes:
- a CDS encoding division/cell wall cluster transcriptional repressor MraZ produces the protein MLLGTWYAALDNSGRFTIPVPLRPLLQAGMIITRGFDRCLQLCPEPFWRGLAQRVNSLTLSGADERWVRRLLFAEASVLRMDDQATITLNEALRIYAGIDHQAVLVGMDQYLEVWSPERWQECQATLVAAAGRWTRRDWDMAVSLRDGFSL
- a CDS encoding CHAT domain-containing protein is translated as MKRAPLIIGYAVANTMAEWWFATRMYTDLFRLLLLWLCFGWQVAVITFSPLSLLLMTLIRRLLRMRSTYQPVILSIDFSSYQRGFFVRWEASEVIDITQSQMPMPIAEADLPLVLRALDVLQDPAYPHPWTAAQEAVFTFTQSEQDRLRELDFWADDQRVPPDLPRRVGRRLFRALTHDKRGAEALKIVRAYALAVDRPLLISCHFNAHAPADVALASLPWELLWADEPTPLLAERRLAATIERRLKHTGPPPVPAPGRGALRILALSPQAGIPPELRQIERSARMHALQPLLERQLAELRELRPVSRRELERVVREWSPDVIHYYGHGRYEQGSGALLLDSEYGGEEWIPSGALAAAFGGVQMVMLHACQGAMTTPGTPLLGSVAPALSLAGVPVVIGMQFTIRADAATRIASIVYAGLAQGRSVQEALTAARIALYVSETDQVSWFVPALYVRSRSQGPIYLRAPSDQPPALTLGTHQIPRIRRLRIQEEWVRQRRHHRSE
- a CDS encoding N-acetylmuramoyl-L-alanine amidase; protein product: MYQIEWIGMIRNHFKPGTPDRIRMIVLHATAGTYPGDLKWLRQGGAPGREVSVHYYINKSGQIFQLVADQDIAWHAGRSRWEVDGRMVTNCNEVSLGIELENRNDGRDPYPPEQYAAACWLTRELAQKYQIPPHQVVRHLDISPGRKTDPAGFPWQRFLAEVFADLPVQPALPPAEQLRQHMLDVAYRAAGSGLPANWPFFTVARTTNLGMPVTSLVTRPPAPRPASAPDDRERVLSLPDGTRYVVEVYARDALFAAVGSDDTLHANEPIRRLSDIPASPQRLTLLEAIFRAADPINGFQPGWAFHQYFLAHVNELGMPISHNHRLTLAPGWNVACQHFALDSLCSPVGQWQVIYRLSEIRRAAAGETWLAGMSRDRAAQLAQLLLNDLFAIRTGRRYQADAALVRYALDEELGAPLGQAETTLIDGVPIALMPFALDVVACRLPTPDWPLDRPLPPGHPFGRLTTLLSPRRWHNTGIVRLSRLNDQFRSLPAIRNQPILGPILQHRPLIDVSLFAGDGELRRRAIDTILVVSAPGPASMSLFDAHNEARWHYYIDHTGTIFRLRNERYVARAARGIGLPAEQLDQRALVIAVEGSLEHAPPGLRQVVRTFVRWLRRHFQIGHDRVRAGELMYEL